Proteins encoded by one window of Cylindrospermum stagnale PCC 7417:
- a CDS encoding DUF2330 domain-containing protein, producing MKHFRFLASLLLLFVAVLCFAPAAWAFCGFYVAKADAKLYNKTSQVVMARDGDRTVLTMANDFQGEVKDFAIVIPVPTVLKKEQVRVAEPKIIERLDAFSAPRLVEYFDSDPCAPLYEDRAGNIPAPTAAAKPAQESARRDRNLGVTIEARFNVGEYDILILSAKESGGLETWLNRNGYKIPKGAQQLLKPYVRSSMKFFVAKVNLDKFEKSGYQLLRPLQISYKSPKFMLPIRLGMINATAEQDLIVYILSPKGLSEITNYRTVKIPSNANIPIFVKNEFGEFYKSLFQTSYIKEDRKVAFVEYAWDMSSCDPCSADPLTPEELKQAGVFWQDDNTRDISAPPGFRRPFPTSNVFITRLHVRYTRDKFPEDPMFQETANRESFQGRYILQHPFTGTLKCQAGREYQRSLPQRFEQEAQTLAKLTNWKIQDIRQKMKLTGGYHRNSWWENFVSWLGF from the coding sequence ATGAAACATTTTCGATTCTTGGCTTCATTGCTGCTGTTATTTGTAGCTGTGCTATGCTTTGCGCCCGCAGCTTGGGCATTTTGTGGATTTTATGTGGCTAAAGCTGATGCCAAGCTATATAACAAGACTTCTCAGGTGGTGATGGCGCGGGATGGCGATCGCACTGTGCTGACAATGGCTAACGACTTTCAGGGCGAAGTCAAAGATTTTGCGATCGTTATCCCAGTACCGACGGTGCTGAAAAAAGAGCAAGTTCGCGTAGCCGAACCGAAGATTATCGAACGCTTAGATGCCTTTAGTGCGCCGCGATTGGTAGAATATTTTGACTCTGATCCCTGTGCCCCACTTTACGAAGACCGTGCAGGGAATATACCAGCACCTACAGCAGCAGCAAAACCTGCCCAAGAGAGTGCCAGACGCGATCGCAATTTGGGGGTCACAATTGAAGCGCGTTTCAACGTTGGTGAATACGACATTTTGATTCTCAGTGCCAAAGAATCTGGTGGACTAGAAACTTGGCTGAACCGCAATGGCTACAAAATTCCCAAAGGGGCGCAACAGTTACTTAAACCCTACGTTCGTTCCTCAATGAAATTCTTTGTAGCCAAAGTCAACCTAGATAAATTTGAGAAATCTGGCTACCAACTCCTGCGTCCACTGCAAATTTCCTACAAGTCGCCCAAGTTCATGCTGCCCATTCGTTTGGGAATGATCAACGCCACTGCCGAGCAGGATTTGATTGTTTACATCCTATCGCCGAAGGGACTCTCAGAAATCACCAACTACCGGACGGTGAAAATTCCCTCCAACGCCAATATTCCCATATTTGTCAAAAATGAATTTGGCGAATTTTATAAATCTCTATTCCAGACTTCCTACATCAAAGAAGACCGAAAAGTGGCTTTTGTCGAATACGCCTGGGATATGAGTAGTTGCGATCCCTGTTCTGCTGATCCCCTAACTCCAGAGGAACTGAAACAAGCAGGTGTATTTTGGCAGGATGATAATACAAGGGATATATCTGCACCCCCTGGCTTTCGTCGTCCCTTCCCGACAAGTAATGTTTTCATCACCCGTCTGCATGTCCGCTATACCCGTGACAAATTTCCTGAAGACCCGATGTTCCAAGAAACTGCCAACCGCGAATCTTTCCAAGGACGTTACATATTACAACATCCATTCACTGGTACACTCAAATGTCAAGCTGGCAGAGAATACCAGCGGTCTTTGCCCCAACGCTTTGAACAAGAAGCGCAAACCCTGGCCAAGTTAACCAACTGGAAAATTCAAGACATTCGCCAAAAAATGAAATTGACCGGAGGCTATCACAGAAACTCTTGGTGGGAAAATTTCGTCTCTTGGCTGGGATTTTAG
- a CDS encoding CHAT domain-containing protein — protein MPMNTVNRLSVSNFVKVKRLKAIRLLLYFLTVLLCVLGSPVLARVPEINTSSKLPINGTNAPILEAAPASLLQQGKVLYDSGKFAQSVQVLKQAAQEYQQQGDTLRLAATLSNTSLAYQQLGEWTQAKQAVKDSLKLLEGQDKSQNLQVLAQSLDIQGRLQLLMGQPEAALATWKQTEEIYQQAENQSGVVRSLLNQAQAWRTQGFYQRAVEKLELVYQKLQSQPDSLEKAIGGRSLGDTFLLMGEPEKSLKALEESLAIAQRWRSPVDIGASFFSLGNYARTIKQTEQAIDYYQQTVAASPLPLTKVQAQLNHLSLLIETKNLAAAQTLLPLIQSQLDQLPPSRASVYAHINFAQSLIKVRTAESRMVSNSSPSVFTTKDSALLLARANQQARSLGDKRAEAYTLESLGGLYEKTGQISFAQNLTQQGLLLAQSGNAPEIAYRLQWQLGRLLRVQKDIKGAIAAYDTAVETLQSLRSDLVAVNPEVQFNFRDSVEPVYRQSVELLLQTQEEKQDETILEKARERIEALQLAELDNFFREACLQGQKVSLDQLVDKDNPTTAIFYPIILPQQVQVIVKIPNKPLRHYRTKIPQADVEKTLTQLRADLVSPSALKAVKIQSQKVYNWLLQPIESELLASEVKTLVFVLDGPLRNLPMASLYDGKQFLVEKYAIALSVGLQLLDPKPLVPQLLKALTAGLTQPPPEFSRFSPLPAIKSELKLIAQAGVATTSLLDEQFTQNALKSEINATQFNVVHLATHGEFSSRAENTFILAADSPIKVKDFDQLLSNQNQTKIELLVLSACQTAAGDNRAALGLAGAAVRAGAHSTVASLWQIDDESTALFVGEFYRQLKSSKVTKAEALRRAQLHLLKHPNYNTPGFWAAYVLIGNWL, from the coding sequence ATGCCGATGAATACAGTAAATAGGCTTTCTGTGTCCAATTTTGTCAAAGTTAAAAGGCTAAAAGCAATTCGGTTGCTTTTGTACTTCTTAACGGTTTTGCTGTGCGTTCTTGGTTCCCCTGTCCTGGCAAGAGTTCCGGAAATTAATACTTCATCCAAACTGCCAATCAATGGTACTAATGCTCCAATACTAGAGGCTGCCCCAGCGTCACTACTACAACAGGGCAAAGTGTTATATGATTCGGGAAAGTTTGCACAGTCCGTGCAAGTGTTAAAGCAGGCAGCCCAGGAATACCAACAACAGGGCGATACCCTCAGACTTGCTGCTACTCTCAGCAATACTTCCCTAGCTTACCAGCAACTCGGTGAATGGACTCAGGCGAAGCAGGCAGTTAAAGATAGCTTAAAGTTGCTAGAGGGACAGGATAAAAGCCAAAATTTACAAGTATTAGCCCAGTCACTAGATATCCAAGGTCGTCTGCAACTATTAATGGGACAGCCAGAAGCCGCTTTGGCAACTTGGAAGCAGACAGAAGAAATTTATCAACAAGCAGAAAATCAAAGCGGTGTAGTGCGATCGCTCCTCAATCAAGCACAAGCGTGGCGAACTCAGGGTTTTTACCAACGTGCTGTAGAAAAACTAGAACTTGTGTATCAGAAATTACAATCTCAACCAGATTCTCTAGAAAAGGCCATAGGGGGGCGATCGCTCGGTGATACTTTTTTGTTAATGGGTGAGCCAGAAAAGTCGCTCAAGGCACTAGAAGAAAGTCTAGCAATTGCTCAACGCTGGCGATCGCCAGTTGATATTGGAGCCAGTTTTTTCAGCTTAGGGAACTACGCCCGGACAATAAAGCAAACAGAGCAGGCAATCGACTACTATCAACAAACAGTCGCAGCATCTCCTTTACCCTTGACAAAAGTCCAGGCACAACTAAATCACCTCAGCCTACTGATCGAGACGAAAAACTTGGCAGCAGCTCAAACCTTATTACCCTTGATTCAATCCCAACTCGATCAACTCCCCCCCAGTCGTGCCAGCGTCTATGCTCACATCAACTTTGCCCAAAGTTTGATCAAAGTTAGAACTGCTGAGTCGAGGATGGTAAGTAATAGTTCTCCTTCAGTATTCACTACTAAAGATTCAGCTCTATTACTCGCTAGAGCCAACCAGCAAGCCCGCAGTTTAGGTGACAAGCGGGCAGAGGCTTATACACTGGAGAGTCTGGGCGGCTTGTACGAGAAGACTGGACAGATATCATTCGCACAAAATCTCACCCAGCAGGGATTACTTCTAGCTCAGTCCGGCAATGCACCAGAAATTGCTTATCGCTTGCAGTGGCAGTTAGGCAGATTACTGCGGGTACAAAAAGACATCAAAGGTGCGATCGCGGCCTATGATACTGCTGTAGAAACCCTCCAGTCCCTCCGCAGTGACCTAGTAGCAGTTAATCCAGAGGTGCAATTCAACTTTCGAGACAGTGTAGAACCAGTGTATCGACAGTCAGTAGAGTTACTGTTGCAAACCCAAGAAGAAAAACAGGACGAAACAATACTAGAGAAAGCAAGAGAGCGGATTGAAGCCCTACAATTGGCAGAATTAGACAACTTCTTTCGGGAAGCTTGTCTGCAAGGTCAGAAAGTATCTCTCGATCAATTGGTAGACAAAGATAATCCGACTACCGCTATTTTTTATCCAATTATTCTTCCCCAACAAGTCCAGGTCATTGTCAAAATTCCCAATAAACCCCTGCGGCATTACAGAACCAAAATTCCCCAAGCAGATGTAGAAAAAACACTAACACAACTGCGAGCTGATCTTGTCAGTCCCTCGGCACTCAAAGCGGTCAAAATCCAGTCACAAAAAGTTTATAACTGGCTGCTCCAACCGATTGAGTCAGAATTGCTGGCCAGTGAAGTAAAGACGCTGGTGTTTGTGCTAGATGGGCCGTTACGCAACTTACCAATGGCATCTCTCTATGATGGCAAACAATTTTTAGTAGAGAAATATGCGATCGCCCTCAGCGTTGGATTGCAACTCCTTGATCCTAAACCGTTAGTGCCACAACTGCTAAAAGCCCTAACTGCTGGCTTAACCCAGCCCCCGCCAGAGTTTTCCCGATTTTCACCCTTGCCAGCCATCAAATCTGAATTAAAACTCATTGCTCAAGCCGGAGTGGCGACCACCAGCTTACTGGATGAGCAGTTTACCCAAAACGCACTCAAGAGTGAGATTAATGCAACTCAATTTAATGTCGTGCATTTAGCAACACACGGTGAGTTTAGTTCCCGTGCTGAAAACACCTTTATCTTGGCTGCTGATAGTCCAATCAAAGTTAAGGATTTCGATCAGCTCCTGAGCAATCAAAATCAAACCAAAATAGAATTATTAGTTTTGAGCGCCTGTCAGACAGCCGCCGGAGATAACCGCGCCGCCCTTGGTCTAGCAGGGGCAGCAGTCAGAGCGGGGGCACACAGTACTGTGGCCTCCCTGTGGCAGATAGATGATGAATCGACGGCCTTATTTGTAGGTGAATTCTATCGACAACTCAAAAGCAGCAAGGTCACTAAAGCCGAAGCTCTCCGCCGTGCACAGCTACACCTACTAAAACATCCGAACTACAACACACCAGGGTTTTGGGCTGCCTATGTGCTAATTGGTAATTGGCTTTAA